In Mytilus galloprovincialis chromosome 1, xbMytGall1.hap1.1, whole genome shotgun sequence, the following are encoded in one genomic region:
- the LOC143047884 gene encoding EGF-like and EMI domain-containing protein 1: protein MYHLKNAFGECNDGWKGLDCIKCPYGSFGRNCSGFCEGCISTMCDNVNGLCDNKSSCKPGYAIGEYCNTTCSSDTYGKDCLQACSTNCLNPTCNHINGECIGECNDGWKGLDCTIKCPNGSFGRNCLGFCDGCISTLCDNVNGLCDNKTSCKPGYEIGEYCNTSCDDWYFGNNCTKQCHCLEKPCNNEDRICSLEGCKKGWHGQSCDQGI, encoded by the exons atgtacCATTTAAAGAATGCATTTGGTGAATGTAATGATGGATGGAAGGGACTCGACTGTATAA aatgtcCTTACGGTAGCTTTGGAAGAAATTGTTCCGGATTTTGTGAGGGATGTATATCAACTATGTGTGATAATGTTAATGGATTGTGTGATAACAAATCTAGCTGCAAGCCCGGTTATGCAATCGGGGAATATTGCAACACAA CATGTTCAAGTGATACTTATGGCAAGGACTGTCTTCAAGCATGCTCAACAAACTGCTTAAATCCAACATGTAATCACATAAATGGAGAATGTATTGGTGAATGTAATGATGGATGGAAGGGACTCGACTGTACAATAA AATGTCCTAACGGTAGCTTTGGGAGAAATTGTTTAGGATTTTGTGACGGATGTATATCAACTTTGTGCGATAATGTTAATGGATTGTGTGATAACAAAACTAGCTGCAAACCTGGTTATGAAATCGGGGAATACTGCAACACAA GTTGTGACGATTGGTATTTCGGTAATAATTGTACAAAACAATGTCACTGTCTAGAGAAACCCTGCAACAATGAAGATAGAATATGTTCACTAGAAGGATGCAAGAAAGGATGGCATGGTCAATCATGCGATCAAGGTATTTGA